In a genomic window of Nitrospira sp. ND1:
- a CDS encoding formate/nitrite transporter family protein, giving the protein MTVEPTPAATNPVADAYPPPEIAARVCKVGLAKVTTPVPTMIALAVLAGAFISLGALFYTVTITTGKSGPALPFGLLRVAGGVTFSLGLVLVVVGGAELFTGNNLIAMAWAVGCVQTRQVVRNWVWVYLGNLLGAGGTAVLVLLAGVQTLADGAVGETMVQIARSKIALDPVSAFARGILCNVLVCLAVWLCMGARSVADKILAIVFPITAFVACGFEHSVANMFFLPLGIALAAGGSAPLSVMGAVSNLVLVTLGNIIGGTVLVALVYWFVYLRTEPVS; this is encoded by the coding sequence ATGACCGTAGAACCCACTCCTGCCGCCACCAATCCTGTTGCCGACGCCTATCCGCCACCGGAGATTGCGGCACGAGTCTGCAAGGTGGGGCTCGCCAAGGTCACCACCCCTGTGCCGACCATGATCGCGTTAGCCGTGCTGGCAGGCGCGTTTATTTCGTTGGGTGCGCTGTTCTACACGGTGACGATCACGACCGGGAAAAGCGGTCCGGCGCTGCCGTTCGGATTGTTGCGCGTGGCGGGAGGCGTGACATTCAGTCTGGGCCTCGTGCTGGTGGTCGTGGGAGGCGCGGAACTCTTCACCGGGAATAATCTGATCGCCATGGCCTGGGCCGTCGGTTGTGTGCAGACGCGGCAGGTGGTGAGGAATTGGGTATGGGTGTATCTGGGGAACCTGCTCGGCGCCGGCGGGACGGCGGTGCTGGTCCTGCTCGCGGGCGTGCAGACATTGGCAGACGGGGCCGTCGGGGAAACCATGGTTCAGATCGCGCGCAGCAAAATCGCGCTGGATCCGGTTTCGGCCTTTGCCCGCGGGATCCTGTGCAACGTGCTGGTCTGTCTCGCGGTTTGGTTATGCATGGGAGCGCGGAGCGTGGCGGATAAAATCCTCGCCATTGTGTTCCCGATCACGGCCTTTGTGGCCTGTGGCTTTGAACATTCCGTGGCCAACATGTTTTTTCTGCCGCTGGGCATCGCGCTGGCCGCCGGCGGATCGGCGCCGCTGTCCGTGATGGGGGCTGTGAGCAATCTGGTGTTGGTGACCCTCGGCAATATCATCGGCGGGACGGTGCTGGTCGCGCTGGTCTATTGGTTCGTCTATCTCCGCACAGAGCCGGTCTCGTAA
- a CDS encoding MFS transporter, translated as MNRATLRAVLTPRLGIMLPLGFASGLPLALTGGTLQAWLTEAGLDLTTIGLFAYVGLPYTLKFLWAPVMDRIVPPWLGHRRGWMIVTQTGLALALTLMAFIGPGSGAQIFAALALGVAFLSASQDIVFDAYRTDLLKPDERGLGAATWVMGYRIAMMASGSLALIVAARLGWSSAYLCMAGLMALGIVTILMIPEPEAARAAPQSMSEAVWGPLSEFLSRPMALALLGLIVLYKLGDAFAGALTTSFLLRGMAFSSEDIGLVRAFGIGATILGAFIGGGMMPQLGLFRSLMVFGVLQALSNLSFLWLAWVGKSYAVMAFAVGFENLTGGMGTAAFVALVMSLCNHRYTATQFALLSSVEALGRVFLGWPAAKLVGLAGWGPFFFVTFLAALPGLWLLWVLRKPVTQHAELNAGREGAEVPC; from the coding sequence ATGAACAGAGCGACCCTGCGCGCCGTTCTCACTCCACGTCTCGGCATCATGCTGCCCCTGGGGTTTGCCTCCGGGTTGCCTCTGGCCCTCACCGGTGGGACGCTTCAAGCCTGGCTGACCGAAGCGGGTCTGGACCTGACCACGATCGGCCTGTTCGCCTACGTCGGCCTTCCCTATACGTTGAAATTTCTCTGGGCCCCGGTGATGGACCGCATCGTGCCGCCCTGGCTCGGGCACCGCCGCGGTTGGATGATCGTCACGCAGACGGGTCTTGCACTGGCACTGACGCTAATGGCCTTCATCGGTCCAGGCTCGGGCGCCCAGATCTTTGCCGCATTGGCATTGGGTGTCGCCTTTCTCTCTGCTTCGCAAGATATCGTGTTTGACGCCTATCGCACTGACTTGTTGAAACCGGATGAGCGGGGGCTGGGCGCGGCCACCTGGGTGATGGGGTATCGCATCGCGATGATGGCGTCCGGTTCGCTGGCCTTGATCGTTGCGGCGCGCCTGGGATGGTCCTCGGCCTATCTCTGCATGGCCGGGTTGATGGCGCTCGGAATTGTCACGATCTTAATGATCCCGGAACCGGAGGCGGCGAGGGCGGCCCCGCAGTCGATGTCGGAGGCGGTCTGGGGACCTTTGTCCGAATTTTTGTCTCGCCCTATGGCGCTGGCGCTGCTGGGATTGATCGTCCTCTACAAACTGGGCGACGCCTTCGCCGGCGCATTGACGACCTCGTTCCTGCTGCGCGGGATGGCATTTTCGTCGGAAGACATCGGCCTGGTCCGGGCCTTCGGCATCGGGGCGACGATTCTGGGCGCGTTCATCGGCGGCGGCATGATGCCGCAGTTAGGCCTCTTTCGTTCGCTGATGGTCTTCGGGGTGTTACAGGCGCTGTCGAACCTGTCGTTCTTATGGCTGGCCTGGGTGGGGAAGAGTTACGCCGTTATGGCGTTCGCAGTCGGATTCGAAAATCTCACCGGCGGCATGGGCACGGCGGCTTTCGTGGCGCTGGTTATGTCGCTCTGCAATCATCGCTACACAGCAACTCAGTTTGCCCTGCTCTCTTCCGTTGAAGCTCTCGGACGGGTTTTTCTCGGCTGGCCCGCTGCGAAGCTGGTAGGGCTCGCCGGGTGGGGACCCTTCTTCTTCGTGACCTTCCTCGCCGCGCTGCCCGGCCTTTGGCTGCTGTGGGTGCTCCGCAAGCCGGTGACGCAGCATGCGGAGCTTAATGCAGGGAGAGAGGGAGCTGAGGTTCCCTGCTGA